In Aegilops tauschii subsp. strangulata cultivar AL8/78 chromosome 3, Aet v6.0, whole genome shotgun sequence, one genomic interval encodes:
- the LOC109769995 gene encoding uncharacterized protein At2g34160-like, giving the protein MQAVRPSVREEAVEQLHAQAMGESEAQEVREVVKAVEEDAPEEKEVAVVGEQKAAHVEVEADEMEVEADIEAEAGVSAKKNRIQVSTNKKPLYFYVNLAKRYMQNYDEVELSALGMAIGTVVTVSEILKNNGLATEKKILTSTIGTKDESKGRLVRKAKIEILLCKSENFNSIMSNKKSHKSVDDEMKV; this is encoded by the exons ATGCAAGCGGTGAGGCCGTCGGTGAGGGAGGAGGCTGTGGAGCAGCTGCATGCGCAGGCCATGGGGGAGTCGGAGGCACAGGAGGTCAGGGAGGTGGTGAAGGCGGTGGAGGAGGACGCGCCTGAGGAGAAGGAGGTGGCGGTGGTGGGAGAGCAGAAGGCCGCCCATGTTGAGGTGGAAGCCGATGAGATGGAGGTGGAGGCGGATATCGAGGCTGAGGCTGGGGTGTCAGCCAAGAAGAATCGGATCCAGGTGTCCACCAACAAGAAGCCGCTTTACTTCTACGTTAACCTCGCCAAG AGGTACATGCAGAACTATGATGAGGTTGAACTCTCTGCTTTGGGGATGG CCATTGGCACTGTTGTGACTGTATCAGAGATCCTAAAGAACAACGGCTTGGCCACAGAAAAGA AGATCCTGACATCAACAATTGGCACCAAAGATGAGTCAAAGGGGCGACTTGTCCGTAAAGCCAAG ATTGAGATCCTGCTGTGTAAATCAGAGAACTTCAATAGCATCATGTCCAACAAAAAATCACACAAGTCTGTTGACGATGAGATGAAGGTCTGA